A genomic region of Trifolium pratense cultivar HEN17-A07 linkage group LG3, ARS_RC_1.1, whole genome shotgun sequence contains the following coding sequences:
- the LOC123917882 gene encoding 60S ribosomal protein L3, giving the protein MSHRKFEHPRHGSLGFLPRKRASRHRGKVKAFPKDDPTKPCRLTAFVGYKSGMTHIVREVEKPGSKLHKKETCEAVTIIETPPVVVVGVVGYVKTPRGLRTLNTVWAQHLSEDIKRRFYKNWCKSKKKAFTKYTKKYETDEGKKDIQTQLEKLKKYATVIRVLAHTQIRKLKGLKQKKAHLMEIQVNGGTVSQKVDYAYGFFEKQIPVDAVFQKDEMIDIIGVTKGKGYEGVVTRWGVTRLPRKTHRGLRKVACIGAWHPARVSFTVARAGQNGYHHRTELNKKIYKVGKTDQESHTAITEFDRTEKEITPMGGFPHYGIVKHDYLMIKGCCVGPKKRVVTLRQSLLKQTSRLALEEINLKFIDTSSKFGHGRFQTTQEKQKFYGRLKA; this is encoded by the exons ATGTCTCATCGGAAATTCGAGCACCCTAGACACGGTTCTCTCGGCTTTCTCCCAAGGAAACGAGCTTCACGTCATCGTGGAAAAG TGAAAGCCTTTCCAAAAGACGATCCCACCAAACCATGCAGGTTGACTGCTTTTGTTGGCTACAAGTCTGGGATGACTCATATAGTTAGGGAGGTCGAGAAACCTGGATCAA AGCTTCATAAGAAGGAGACATGTGAAGCTGTCACTATCATTGAAACTCCTccagttgttgttgttggagtGGTGGGATACGTGAAGACACCACGAGGCCTTCGCACACTGAATACTGTTTGGGCTCAGCATCTTAGTGAAGATATCAAGCGCCGGTTTTACAAGAACTGGTGCAAATCAAAGAAGAAAGCTTTTACCAAGTATACCAAGAAATATGAAACTGACGAAGGGAAGAAAGATATTCAAACTCAGCTTGAGAAATTGAAAAAGTATGCCACTGTCATTCGTGTTCTTGCTCATACTCAG ATAAGGAAGTTGAAGGgtctaaaacaaaagaaagcTCATTTGATGGAGATCCAAGTTAATGGTGGAACCGTGAGCCAGAAGGTGGACTATGCATATGGTTTCTTTGAAAAGCAAATCCCTGTTGATGCTGTTTTTCAAAAGGATGAGATGATAGATATCATCGGAGTGACTAAAGGTAAAGGTTATGAAGGTGTGGTAACTCGTTGGGGTGTCACTCGCCTTCCACGAAAGACGCACAGAGGTCTCAGGAAGGTTGCTTGTATTGGTGCCTGGCACCCTGCTCGTGTTTCTTTCACAGTTGCCAGGGCTGGGCAGAATGGATATCATCATCGTACTGAGTTGAATAAGAAGATCTACAAGGTTGGCAAGACCGACCAAGAGTCACATACTGCCATCACCGAATTTGACAG GACTGAGAAGGAAATCACCCCTATGGGTGGATTTCCTCATTATGGTATTGTGAAGCATGATTATCTTATGATCAAGGGATGCTGTGTTGGACCAAAGAAGCGGGTTGTCACTCTTCGTCAGTCACTACTCAAGCAGACATCTCGATTGGCTCTTGAAGAGATCAACCTGAAGTTCATTGACACCTCCTCCAAGTTTGGACATGGTCGCTTCCAGACTACCCAGGAGAAACAAAAGTTTTATGGTCGGTTGAAGGCgtaa